The Aggregicoccus sp. 17bor-14 genome window below encodes:
- a CDS encoding VOC family protein, with the protein MAMQKQLPGKFVWFELVTPDAKRAQAFYAQLLGWGVQPHPMAGGTYDMITAGEAMIGGYLPPGRGQPPRWVACVSVEDVDAAAKEAVARGGRVLEGPLDIPEVGRLARIADPEGAELTLFRSLGGDPPDGWAHHGHWLWNELHTHDPKRALAFYAAVAGFSSKALDMGEAGAYHVLHRNGADRGGVTNHLPGEAPAHWLPYVSVDDADAALERARQLGGKVCMEATDIPGVGRFGILTDPTGASLAVMKPAPMPPPRA; encoded by the coding sequence ATGGCCATGCAGAAGCAGCTTCCCGGGAAGTTCGTGTGGTTCGAGCTCGTCACGCCGGACGCGAAGAGGGCGCAGGCCTTCTACGCCCAGCTCCTCGGCTGGGGCGTGCAGCCCCACCCCATGGCGGGCGGCACGTACGACATGATCACCGCCGGCGAGGCGATGATCGGCGGCTACCTGCCTCCCGGACGGGGGCAGCCCCCGCGCTGGGTCGCGTGCGTGTCCGTGGAGGACGTGGACGCGGCGGCGAAGGAGGCGGTGGCCCGCGGCGGCCGGGTGCTGGAGGGGCCGCTGGACATCCCCGAGGTGGGGCGGCTCGCGCGCATCGCGGACCCCGAGGGCGCGGAGCTCACCCTGTTCCGCAGCCTCGGCGGCGACCCGCCGGACGGCTGGGCCCACCACGGCCACTGGCTGTGGAACGAGCTGCACACGCACGACCCGAAGCGCGCGCTCGCCTTCTACGCGGCCGTCGCGGGCTTCTCCTCGAAGGCCCTGGACATGGGCGAGGCCGGCGCCTACCACGTCCTGCACCGCAACGGCGCGGACCGCGGCGGGGTGACGAACCACCTGCCCGGCGAGGCGCCCGCGCACTGGCTGCCCTACGTGTCGGTGGATGACGCGGACGCGGCGCTCGAGCGCGCGCGGCAGCTGGGCGGCAAGGTGTGCATGGAGGCCACGGACATCCCGGGCGTGGGCCGCTTCGGCATCCTCACGGACCCCACCGGCGCCTCGCTCGCGGTGATGAAGCCCGCGCCCATGCCGCCGCCTCGTGCCTGA
- a CDS encoding DnaJ domain-containing protein — protein sequence MAEGEVRQFFVRNEAGTVWGPLAPSTIELLLANGVMKGRLEVSEDGTAFAPPGDFPAVRELIPREKWGTGAQGSGPALAPPPPASVIAPPPPPAASAPPVIAPPPAAAAPPRPAPPSPASTAAPRPPPVLTPPTPAAANAPPPPGTAAAAPRAPAAAPTPSAPPAPGTAAPRAAPAGAPIAGPGTRAPGSTAPAGAAPPPGGPPKLTPSEPGAPRPAAPPPSPAAAAAPPRTTSSSAVPAAAPAEPAVELPPAEGELSELSPVRLYARAAAGDQSALLTLHLSDRVLELHFRRGAPEHVASSHPDDALGTFLVSAGLLSAAQVAQAEEARERFGGELVGALFGLGLLNPAVAFAQLAQRSQGLLLRALLAESGRFTFVPSELPAHKAMPLGNRWAVLSDLVRRIPTPELRRRLQPVLELPMLKSGGLVPVSDLRLTPQEVRALGFVDGVRSLAQLTQELPAEADHVLRLAFLLRELDAVSFAALPSRPARTATPPTGTAAAAPGAAPRPPPQASAPPPAQAAAPRPPPPAAAPRPAPAAAPRPPPAAAPPPAAPRPPPAAAAPAPAAARPGPPPPTLSPETELAQLRAYAATLKKQNHFERLELSEKTDASSVKVAYFKLAKLHHPDTLPAGAAAELQKLKSEVFGYIGEAYRTLLDDASRAQYLEVLQSGGEGEVDIGNILKAEELFQKGCILVKARKFPEAVEMLDQAILLNPDEPEFFAWRGYARFFTFADKKAGAAEASKDLQLTLSRNERCVPAHYFLGVIAKLCGDAAAAQKHFQRTVALQPDHIDAQRELRMAAQKK from the coding sequence ATGGCCGAAGGGGAAGTCCGACAGTTTTTCGTCCGCAACGAGGCCGGCACCGTCTGGGGCCCCCTCGCGCCGTCGACGATCGAGTTGCTCCTCGCCAACGGCGTGATGAAGGGCCGCCTCGAGGTGTCCGAGGACGGCACCGCGTTCGCGCCGCCGGGCGACTTCCCCGCGGTGCGCGAGCTCATCCCGCGCGAGAAGTGGGGCACGGGCGCGCAGGGCTCCGGCCCCGCGCTCGCGCCGCCGCCGCCGGCATCGGTGATTGCGCCGCCGCCTCCGCCGGCCGCCAGCGCTCCGCCCGTCATCGCGCCGCCGCCCGCCGCCGCGGCGCCGCCGCGACCTGCACCGCCGTCGCCTGCCTCCACCGCCGCGCCGCGGCCTCCGCCCGTCCTCACGCCGCCGACGCCCGCGGCCGCGAACGCTCCCCCTCCTCCGGGCACCGCTGCAGCCGCGCCTCGAGCGCCTGCGGCAGCACCGACGCCCTCGGCACCTCCTGCACCGGGCACCGCTGCTCCGCGCGCGGCGCCCGCCGGAGCACCCATCGCGGGCCCCGGCACCCGCGCCCCCGGCTCCACCGCGCCCGCGGGCGCCGCGCCGCCTCCGGGCGGCCCCCCGAAGCTCACCCCGTCGGAGCCCGGAGCCCCGCGCCCTGCTGCGCCGCCTCCCTCACCCGCGGCCGCCGCTGCGCCGCCTCGCACCACCTCCTCGTCGGCGGTGCCGGCCGCAGCGCCTGCGGAGCCCGCGGTCGAGCTGCCGCCCGCGGAAGGGGAGCTCTCGGAGCTCTCGCCGGTGCGCCTCTACGCGCGCGCCGCTGCGGGCGACCAGAGCGCGCTGCTCACGCTGCACCTCTCCGACCGCGTGCTGGAGCTCCACTTCCGGCGCGGCGCCCCCGAGCACGTGGCCTCGAGCCACCCGGACGACGCGCTCGGCACCTTCCTCGTGAGCGCGGGGCTGCTGAGCGCCGCGCAGGTGGCCCAGGCGGAGGAGGCGCGCGAGCGCTTCGGCGGGGAGCTGGTGGGCGCGCTCTTCGGGCTCGGCCTGCTCAACCCGGCCGTCGCCTTCGCGCAGCTCGCGCAGCGCTCCCAGGGGCTGCTGCTGCGCGCGCTGCTCGCCGAGAGCGGTCGCTTCACCTTCGTCCCGAGCGAGCTGCCCGCGCACAAGGCGATGCCGCTCGGCAACCGCTGGGCGGTGCTCAGCGACCTGGTGCGCCGCATCCCCACGCCCGAGCTGCGCCGGCGGCTGCAGCCGGTGCTCGAGCTGCCCATGCTCAAGTCCGGCGGCCTCGTGCCGGTGAGCGACCTGCGCCTCACGCCGCAGGAGGTGCGCGCCCTGGGCTTCGTCGACGGCGTGCGCTCGCTCGCGCAGCTCACCCAGGAGCTCCCGGCGGAGGCGGACCACGTGCTGCGCCTCGCCTTCCTCCTGCGCGAGCTGGACGCGGTGAGCTTCGCGGCGCTGCCCTCGCGCCCCGCGCGCACCGCCACGCCGCCCACGGGCACCGCCGCCGCGGCGCCCGGCGCAGCCCCTCGCCCGCCTCCGCAGGCCAGCGCTCCGCCGCCCGCTCAGGCGGCAGCCCCGCGTCCCCCGCCTCCCGCCGCCGCCCCGCGGCCTGCGCCCGCTGCCGCCCCGCGGCCCCCGCCCGCCGCGGCGCCCCCGCCTGCGGCGCCCCGCCCGCCCCCCGCCGCCGCGGCACCTGCGCCGGCGGCGGCCCGCCCCGGCCCTCCGCCGCCCACGCTCTCGCCCGAGACGGAGCTCGCGCAGCTGCGCGCGTACGCGGCCACGCTCAAGAAGCAGAACCACTTCGAGCGGCTCGAGCTCTCCGAGAAGACGGACGCGAGCAGCGTGAAGGTCGCCTACTTCAAGCTCGCCAAGCTGCACCACCCGGACACCCTGCCCGCGGGGGCGGCGGCCGAGCTGCAGAAGCTCAAGTCCGAGGTCTTCGGCTACATCGGCGAGGCCTACCGCACGCTGCTCGACGACGCCTCGCGCGCCCAGTACCTCGAGGTGCTCCAGAGCGGCGGCGAGGGCGAGGTGGACATCGGCAACATCCTGAAGGCAGAGGAGCTGTTCCAGAAGGGCTGCATCCTGGTCAAGGCGCGCAAGTTCCCCGAGGCCGTGGAGATGCTCGACCAGGCCATCCTCCTCAACCCCGACGAGCCCGAGTTCTTCGCCTGGCGCGGCTACGCGCGCTTCTTCACCTTCGCGGACAAGAAGGCGGGCGCGGCCGAGGCCTCCAAGGACCTGCAGCTCACGCTCTCGCGCAACGAGCGCTGCGTGCCGGCGCACTACTTCCTGGGCGTCATCGCCAAGCTGTGCGGGGACGCCGCCGCGGCCCAGAAGCACTTCCAGCGCACCGTGGCGCTGCAGCCGGACCACATCGACGCCCAGCGAGAGCTTCGGATGGCGGCGCAGAAGAAGTAG
- a CDS encoding alpha/beta fold hydrolase has translation MVRALHVPGLLLLLCACAHAPAAPPALQQGSHEQVLNGVRLYYRVAGSGPAQRPPVLFLHGGPGYNSESFARLAGVRLERSAQWIYLDQRGCGRSERPWTGDYALATLVEDLEALRRSLGVPRWVLMGHSFGGALALEYAARHPEAVAGLIVVDGLWDGPGSYASWAQTLEEWYPGRLAKAPPADSDFTRVTTALQGLDAKAFFDRMQWHQPARLAEMERVDAQSGLRNTGELSRALFAGELLHYRFGAAERIQAPALVIIGQHDRAIGPQTARALAQALPHATLREYAQSAHFPYLEEPERFERDVTTFLAHLP, from the coding sequence ATGGTCCGCGCTCTCCACGTTCCGGGTCTCCTGCTGCTCCTGTGTGCCTGCGCGCACGCCCCCGCCGCGCCTCCGGCGCTGCAGCAGGGCTCGCACGAGCAGGTGCTCAACGGCGTACGGCTGTACTACCGCGTCGCGGGGAGCGGCCCGGCGCAGCGGCCGCCCGTGCTCTTCCTGCACGGGGGCCCGGGCTACAACAGCGAGAGCTTCGCGCGGCTCGCAGGCGTTCGGCTCGAGCGCAGCGCGCAGTGGATATACCTGGACCAGCGCGGGTGCGGCCGCTCGGAGCGGCCATGGACCGGCGACTACGCGCTGGCCACGCTCGTGGAGGACCTCGAGGCGCTGCGGCGCTCGCTCGGCGTGCCGCGCTGGGTGCTGATGGGCCATTCCTTCGGGGGCGCGCTCGCGCTCGAGTACGCCGCGCGCCACCCCGAGGCGGTCGCCGGGCTCATCGTGGTGGACGGCCTGTGGGATGGCCCCGGCTCCTATGCGAGCTGGGCACAGACCCTGGAGGAGTGGTACCCGGGTCGGCTCGCGAAGGCGCCGCCCGCCGACTCCGACTTCACCCGCGTCACCACCGCGCTGCAGGGCCTGGATGCCAAGGCCTTCTTCGACCGGATGCAGTGGCACCAGCCCGCGCGGCTCGCGGAGATGGAGCGGGTGGACGCGCAGAGCGGCCTGCGCAACACGGGCGAGCTGTCCCGGGCGCTCTTCGCAGGCGAGCTGCTGCACTACCGCTTCGGCGCCGCCGAGCGCATCCAGGCGCCTGCGCTGGTGATCATCGGTCAGCACGACCGGGCCATCGGGCCCCAGACCGCGCGCGCCCTCGCGCAGGCCCTGCCCCATGCCACCCTGCGGGAGTATGCGCAGAGCGCCCACTTCCCCTACCTCGAGGAGCCGGAGCGCTTCGAGCGGGACGTGACGACCTTCCTCGCCCACCTCCCCTGA